In the genome of Afipia felis ATCC 53690, the window CAGCACACGGTGGAGGCAATCTCCGGCCGCCATCTGCACAAGCAGAACTTCCGTCGCCTTGTCGAAGCGGGAGCACTGACAGAACCCACCGGCGAGATGTCGACGCGAACGGGCGGCCGCCCTGCGGCTCTTTTCCGGTTTCGCCGCGAAGTTTTGCAGGAGCGCCCTGCTCCGGGCCTGCGGGTGCGTACGCGCAGATAAACCAAGCCTGCTTAAAGGGCTTTACACCGCGCCCCAGGCGCTCGAAAATTTATCGGCTTCAGATATTGCCGTGATAATGATTTTCCGATCAGCCATGCGGCTGCAAACCCATGGCGACGAGGTAGATGCCGTTGACTGATAAAGCAAAGACCGCCGAGCGGCCTAACGAGCCGGCAACGCTGGCTCCCCTGGTGCCGCACCGGTTACGCGCGGCCATTCTCAACGAACTGCATGCCCGCCCCTTCACCGCGCTGCCGGTGCCACGACGCGTCCTTCATTTCGGCTTTCACACCAACGAGACCGCCGCACAAATCGACCGGCAAAACCTGCTCGCCTTTTGCATCGCGCGTGGCCTTCCCGGCCCGCTGCCGTCGGAGAAGCATTACCGCGTTTCGCTTGGCGCGACCGCGCTGCGCTGGGAGCAGCACTCCGAATTCACCACCTACACCTGGGAGATGCCATCCGCGCTCACCGACCCGCCGTTTACGCCGAGCGTCGCGGTGCTGGAGCCGCAGACTCGCGCCATTTCGCAGCCCGGCCCGCTGCTGGTCGCAATCGACCTGCATATCCTGCCAAAAAATCCGGACCACATTCCGGTCGAACAGATTTTCGATCGCGCAAGCCTCGCAAGCGCCGAGAACACCGATGGCAGCGCCTCCTACGCGAGCGACTTCCGGCTCGATCCCTCGGGTTTTGTCCGCATTCTCATTACCGACAACGGCCTCAGCAGCGAGCGTGCCGGCGCTATCGTGCAGCGCGTGCTCGAGATCGAGACCTACAGGGCTTTTGCACTACTGGGCCTGCCGGAAGCGCAGCGGCTGTCGCCATCGATCAGCAAGATCGAACAGAAACTCGCGGACGTCACGCAGAAGATGCGCGAGGCCAACGACCTCGGCAGCAACCGCCAGCTCCTCGACGAACTCGCAGCACTCGCCGCCGATCTGGAGGCCGGTGCCGCCGCCAGCGTATTCCGCTTCGGTGCGACACGCGCCTATGACGAGATCATCCATCAGCGCCTCGAGACCATCGGCGAGCGCAAGATGGGCGGTTTGCCGACCTGGAGTTCGTTTCTCGCCCGGCGCATGGCGCCCGCGATCCGCACCTGCACCACGACCGAGGCGCGGCAGAGCGAGTTGTCGCTCAAGCTGTCACGCGCCGCCGACCTGCTGCGCACCCGCGTCAATGTCGAACTGGAAAAGCAGAACCAGGAACTGCTGAAATCGATGAACGAGCGCACGCGCATGCAGCTCAGGCTGCAGACCACGGTCGAAGGCCTGTCTGTTGCTGCGATCACCTATTATGTGGTGAGCCTGTTCGGCTACGTCGCCAAGGCAGCCCACGAGACCGGCTACATCCACATCGAGCCAGCGTACATGATCGCGGCGTTCATTCCGGTCGCGGCACTGGCGATCTGGACGACCGTGCGGCGCATTCGCAAGCACCACATCTCGCACGATCAGTGAGAGTCCATAGCGTCTTCAAGCGAAGTGGATACCGCCTCGCGTGAAGAAACGCGTCGAAATTAGATAATACTTAGTCGGTGCTCTTGCGCAGTTCCGCAACAGGCTCGGAATGCACCTCGGCGCGCGCGGCTTCCGCACGCGCTTCGGTTCTGTGCGGCGCGTGCAGCGAGCGCGGCTTGCGGATCATCCGCGTCAGGAAGGTGCGGACATTGCCCTGGCGGTGGAAATCGCAATAGGCGAAGCCGAGGCCAGACACGGAGCCGCGGAAGCTGACCTCATCGTATTTGTTCAAATTGAAGCACGGCTCGAATGGCAGGCCCTTCACCGAAGCGCAGACCGATCCGTTGCGAACCTGAAGCGTGTTGCTCGGCAACCGCATATGGCGCAGCGGACCCGTGCCGCTGAACTGCACCGATCCGGCCGCAGAGCCATCCTCGTAAATGCGTCCGGCGCCTTTGGTGCCGTCGAAGCAGGTGAAGGAGAACAATTTGTTGGCGACGAACTTGCGCGCCTGACCAGCATCCATCTGCTCGGCGAAAGCGGGCGCGACTGCACACCCGGCAAGTGCAACACCAAAAGCCAATCGCGCGAACATGCGAACCACTCCAACTCGTGACATTCGGGATGAGACCGCGACAAATGCCGATCTTAAGTCCCTGATTACCATATCAACCATGGCAACAATGGAGCACTATGGTTTGCAAAGCCTGAACATCCTCAGGCTATTTTCACCACCACGCGACCGCGAACCTTGCCGGCGAGAATGTCGGAACCGGCGGCGATCACCTCGTCGAGCGAGATTTCCCGTGTTATTTCAGCGAGTTTTCCCTTGTCCAGGTCCTTGGCCAGCCGGGCCCAGGCAGTTTCCCGCAAGGGCAGCGGGCACATCACGGAGTCGATGCCCAAAAGGCACACTCCACGCAAAATGAAGGGTGCGACCGTCGCCGGCAGATCCATGCCGGCGGCAAGTCCGCAGGCGGCGATAGCACCATGAGCCTTGGTCATCGACAGAACGTTGGCCAGCGTGGTCGAGCCGACACTGTCGACACCTGCCGCCCAGCGCTCCTTGGCGAGCGGCTTGGCTGGACCCGACAGTTCGTCGCGGCCGATGATCTCCGCCGCGCCGAGATCCTTGAGATAGGCACTTTCGCTGGCGCGGCCGGTCGAGGCGATCACATGGAAGCCGGCCTTCGCCAGCAGGCTGACCGCGACCGAACCGACACCGCCTACCGCGCCGGTCACGATCGCCGCGCCGTCCTTCGGCGTGATGCCGTGCTTCTCCAGCGCGAGCACCGACAGCATGGCGGTGAAACCCGCAGTGCCGATCGCCATCGCCTCACGCGCGCTCATGCCTTCGGGCAGCCGCACCAGCCAGTCGCCCTTGACGCGGGTCTTCTCCGCATAGGCACCGAGATGGGTTTCGCCCATGCCCCAGCCCGTGCCGATCACCTTGTCGCCCGCCTTCCACTTCGCGTGCTCAGAGGAGATCACGGTGCCGGCAAAGTCGATTCCGGCGATCATCGGGAAGCGCCGCACCACCGGGCCTTTGCCGGTGAGTGCGAGGCCGTCCTTGTAATTGAGGGTGGACCATTCGACGGCCACGACGACGTCGCCCTCCATCCACTCGCTTTCGTCGAACTGCGTCAGCGACGCGACGGTGCCTTTGTCGGCTTTGTCGATGCGGACGGCTTTGAACGTTCCCACAATTTGCTCCCTCATTCGTGCAGGCGAACAGTAGTAGCGAGGAACGGGGCGTCAAATCGACGATGGTGTTATGCAGAAGCTCTCCTATTCCCGGCCGAATAAATTTGCGGGAAGGTCTGGCGAGAGCGTCAAAGACCTGTTATATTTGTTTTGCTCCGATTGAGAACAACTGATCGCCATACCAGCGATGCGCTCAGTAGGAGCTAATGCACCGGCGTTCGCCGGTTTTCTCAGACGCCATATATGCTCAATTCGAGTATATAGGAGATAACAATGCCGCTGACTGGACTGTTTGGCCCCGAAGACTTTGGCGCTCCCGCCACCTCCAAGAACCCGGTGGCTGCCCGCTGTCCGTCACGCGAGCGATTCGCTTCGCTTCCCGCGCCCTCGCTGGAATGGACTCCCGAGGTCGAGCGTGCGACCGCGCATCTCTACGAACGCGTGAAAGAGGTCATCCCGCCGGTCGAGTGGCCGTTCATGGCGCCGTACATCAAGGCGATCAATGAATTGAAGCGCGAGCGCAACGCCGTAATCCTTGCGCATAACTATCAGACTCCAGAAATCTTCCACTGCGTCGGCGACGTCGGCGGCGACTCGCTGAAGCTCGCCATCGAGGCGACGAAGGTAAAGGCCGACGTCATCGTCCAATGCGGCGTACACTTCATGGCCGAGACCTCGAAGATTCTGAACCCCGCCAAGACCGTACTGATCCCGGATTCGCGCGCGGGCTGCTCGCTCGCCTCCTCGATCACCGGTGAGGACGTGCGCCTGCTGCGCGAGCGCTTCCCCGGCGTGCCGGTGGTCGCCTATGTGAACACCTCGGCCGACGTAAAGGCGGAAGTCGATATCTGCTGCACCTCCTCGAACGCCGTTCAGGTCGTCGAGAGCCTCGGCAGCGACACCGTCATCATGCTGCCGGACCAGTATCTGGCGAAATATGTCGCCTCGAAAACCAAGGTGAAGATCATTGCCTGGAAGGGCGCGTGCGAAGTGCACGAGCGCTTCACCGGCGATGAACTGCGCAGCTATCGCGCCGCCGACCCCGATGTGCAGATTATCGCGCATCCGGAGTGCCCGCCTGACGTTATCAAGGAAGCGGACTTCACCGGCTCGACCGCGCACATGATCGACTGGGTCCGCAACAACAAGCCGAAACGCGTCGTCATGGTCACCGAATGCTCGATGGCCGACAACGTGCAGGCCGAGTTGCCGGAGATTAACTTCGTCAAGCCGTGCAATCTCTGCCCGCACATGAAGCGCATCACGCTGCCGAAGATTCTCGACAGTCTGCTCTACATGCGTGAGGAAATCGTGATCGATCCGATGATCGCGGACAAGGCCCGTCGCTCCGTCGAGCGGATGGTCAATCTGAAAAACTGACCAGAAGCCGGAAAGCCGGCGGCCAACGCCGACCGCCGGCCGGCACATCAAAGGCAAACGACATGAGACAGAAGGAAGTCGCGCAGGTACAAGCGCCCGATCATGTCGTCATCGTCGGCGCAGGCCTCGCCGGGTTGTTTTGCGCGCTGAAACTCGCGCCGCGCCCCGTCACCGTCATCTCCGCCGCCTCGCTCGGCGAAGGCGCATCCAGCGTCTGGGCGCAGGGCGGCATCGCCGCAGCCGTCGGCGAAGGCGACACACCGGAATCGCATGCACGCGACACCATCGCGGTGGGTGGCGGCATCGTCGATGAAGCGGTGGCGCATCGGCTCGCCAGCGAAGCCGCTGAACGCATCAACGACCTTCTGCGCTACGGCGTGCCATTCGACCGCGATCTCGAAGGCAGACTTGCAGTCGGCCGTGAAGCCGCGCATTCCGCCCGACGCATCGTCCATGTTCAGGGCGACCGTGCGGGCAAGGCCATCATCACCGCGTTGATCGAAACAGTGCGCAAGACGCCATCGATCAAGATCATCGAAGGCTACAGCGCCGAGGAATTGCTGGTCAAAGACGGCGCAGTGACCGGTCTGCGCTTACGCAACACCGCAAGCCGGGAGGCACTCGCACTGCCCGCGCGTGCCGTGGTGCTCGCGACCGGCGGCATCGGTCATCTTTATGCCGTCACCACCAACCCTGCGGAATCATATGGCGGCGGCCTTGCCATCGCCGCCCGCGCGGGCGCGGTGATCGCTGATCCGGAATTCGTGCAATTCCACCCCACCGCCGTGATGATTGGTAAAGACCCTGCCCCGCTCGCGACCGAGGCGCTGCGCGGCGAAGGCGCGACGCTCATCAATGGCGACGGCGAGCGCTTCATGCTCAAGATCGATCCCCTCGCCGAGCTTGCGCCACGCGACATCGTCGCGCGCGGGGTGTTCGCGGAGATCGCCGCTGGGCGCGGTGCGTTCCTCGACGCCACCAAGGCTGTCGGCGCGGCATTCGCCCAAAAATTTCCGACCGTTTATGAAAGCTGCCTTGCGGGCGGAATCGATGCCGCGACACAGCCGATCCCGATCGCGCCCGCCGCGCATTACCACATGGGTGGCATCGCGGTGGATGGTCACGGACGCTCGTCCATCCTCGGCCTGTGGGCCGCGGGCGAAGTCTCCTCCACCGGAGCGCACGGCGCCAACCGCCTCGCCTCCAATTCCCTGCTGGAAGCCGTGGTCTATGCCGCGCGCATTGCCGACGACATCCGTAGTCTGCACTGGCAGGCACCGGACCCGATCGCATCCATCGGAAAAGAACTCTCGGCTGCACTCGAAAAGGATCTCGAGACCAGATTGCGCGAGACGATGAGCACGCATGTCGGCGTCATCCGCGACGCCGAGGGTCTTGCAAAGGCCATCGGCATTTTCGGCGAGATCAAAACCGCGTCGAACAGCATCGCGCTGCGCAATATGGCGACGACGGCACTGCTCGTCGCGACATGTGCCTATGTCCGCGAGGAAAGCCGTGGCGCGCATTTCCGCTCCGACTTCCCCGAGGCCAGTCCCGACTTCGCCCGGCGCACCATGACGACACTGTCCGCCGCGCAGCACATCGCGGCAGAGCTCGTGCGCATGCCGTCAGTCGCCGAAGTGATTGGAAGCCTGGTATGACGACAACGACATCTCCCGTTTCGCTGATGTTTCCCGATGGCTTTCTGGCACAGCCGACCATCGCGGAGACCGTGCGGCACGCACTCGCGGAAGACCTCGGTCGAGCCGGCGACATCACCTCTATCGCAACGATTCCAGAAACGACGCCTGCCCGCGCAATCATGGTTGCGCGACAGCCCGGCGTGATCGCGGGCCTGCCGCTGGCGG includes:
- a CDS encoding DUF3422 family protein → MPLTDKAKTAERPNEPATLAPLVPHRLRAAILNELHARPFTALPVPRRVLHFGFHTNETAAQIDRQNLLAFCIARGLPGPLPSEKHYRVSLGATALRWEQHSEFTTYTWEMPSALTDPPFTPSVAVLEPQTRAISQPGPLLVAIDLHILPKNPDHIPVEQIFDRASLASAENTDGSASYASDFRLDPSGFVRILITDNGLSSERAGAIVQRVLEIETYRAFALLGLPEAQRLSPSISKIEQKLADVTQKMREANDLGSNRQLLDELAALAADLEAGAAASVFRFGATRAYDEIIHQRLETIGERKMGGLPTWSSFLARRMAPAIRTCTTTEARQSELSLKLSRAADLLRTRVNVELEKQNQELLKSMNERTRMQLRLQTTVEGLSVAAITYYVVSLFGYVAKAAHETGYIHIEPAYMIAAFIPVAALAIWTTVRRIRKHHISHDQ
- a CDS encoding L-aspartate oxidase; the encoded protein is MRQKEVAQVQAPDHVVIVGAGLAGLFCALKLAPRPVTVISAASLGEGASSVWAQGGIAAAVGEGDTPESHARDTIAVGGGIVDEAVAHRLASEAAERINDLLRYGVPFDRDLEGRLAVGREAAHSARRIVHVQGDRAGKAIITALIETVRKTPSIKIIEGYSAEELLVKDGAVTGLRLRNTASREALALPARAVVLATGGIGHLYAVTTNPAESYGGGLAIAARAGAVIADPEFVQFHPTAVMIGKDPAPLATEALRGEGATLINGDGERFMLKIDPLAELAPRDIVARGVFAEIAAGRGAFLDATKAVGAAFAQKFPTVYESCLAGGIDAATQPIPIAPAAHYHMGGIAVDGHGRSSILGLWAAGEVSSTGAHGANRLASNSLLEAVVYAARIADDIRSLHWQAPDPIASIGKELSAALEKDLETRLRETMSTHVGVIRDAEGLAKAIGIFGEIKTASNSIALRNMATTALLVATCAYVREESRGAHFRSDFPEASPDFARRTMTTLSAAQHIAAELVRMPSVAEVIGSLV
- a CDS encoding MDR family oxidoreductase, producing the protein MGTFKAVRIDKADKGTVASLTQFDESEWMEGDVVVAVEWSTLNYKDGLALTGKGPVVRRFPMIAGIDFAGTVISSEHAKWKAGDKVIGTGWGMGETHLGAYAEKTRVKGDWLVRLPEGMSAREAMAIGTAGFTAMLSVLALEKHGITPKDGAAIVTGAVGGVGSVAVSLLAKAGFHVIASTGRASESAYLKDLGAAEIIGRDELSGPAKPLAKERWAAGVDSVGSTTLANVLSMTKAHGAIAACGLAAGMDLPATVAPFILRGVCLLGIDSVMCPLPLRETAWARLAKDLDKGKLAEITREISLDEVIAAGSDILAGKVRGRVVVKIA
- the nadA gene encoding quinolinate synthase NadA, whose product is MPLTGLFGPEDFGAPATSKNPVAARCPSRERFASLPAPSLEWTPEVERATAHLYERVKEVIPPVEWPFMAPYIKAINELKRERNAVILAHNYQTPEIFHCVGDVGGDSLKLAIEATKVKADVIVQCGVHFMAETSKILNPAKTVLIPDSRAGCSLASSITGEDVRLLRERFPGVPVVAYVNTSADVKAEVDICCTSSNAVQVVESLGSDTVIMLPDQYLAKYVASKTKVKIIAWKGACEVHERFTGDELRSYRAADPDVQIIAHPECPPDVIKEADFTGSTAHMIDWVRNNKPKRVVMVTECSMADNVQAELPEINFVKPCNLCPHMKRITLPKILDSLLYMREEIVIDPMIADKARRSVERMVNLKN